One window of Akkermansia biwaensis genomic DNA carries:
- a CDS encoding excinuclease ABC subunit UvrC has protein sequence MADHETPTLKELWRQTPHKPGVYIMKDAQGNTIYVGKAKDLHRRLASYFSPTGATLANHKTRALINAIASFDYFETRNDHEAFLLESKLIKQYRPHYNIQLKDDKRYPLLKIPKGERLPRFQLSRVRKEDGARYFGPFVHSQALYATQEWLNRHFRLRTCKVKNPGLNDFKHCHADVIRNCSAPCVGRISVENYNRNFDQAVRLLEGVGKKNALDALTEEMMQAADSLDFERAAYLRDIRDNLIKTLEPARRFQKGTPNLPGTVHPEEDMKELGEALGLDEPPSIMECFDISNVSSNHIVASMVRFTNGKPDNKAYRRYRIRTVDGQNDFASMSEVIRRRYSRILMESDAVASRPPDMTLYQWLKKLSAEGKAPIKVPDLVVVDGGKGQLSSALADLEAIGLGDMPIVGLAKQREEIFFPHQPEPLRLPHSTGALKLMQRIRDEAHRFANGYNELLYRKRMKESALDDAPGMSAAKKRLLLEKFKSVAAIKKADPASIATIRGISETWARTLLDYLNTPSKS, from the coding sequence GTGGCAGATCATGAAACACCAACATTGAAGGAGCTCTGGAGGCAGACTCCCCACAAACCGGGAGTCTATATCATGAAGGACGCCCAGGGCAATACCATTTACGTAGGAAAGGCGAAGGACCTTCACCGCCGCCTGGCAAGCTATTTTTCCCCTACCGGGGCCACGCTGGCCAATCACAAGACCCGCGCGCTCATCAACGCCATCGCCTCCTTTGACTATTTTGAAACCCGCAACGACCATGAGGCCTTCCTGCTGGAGAGCAAGCTCATCAAGCAGTACCGGCCCCATTACAACATCCAGCTCAAGGACGACAAGCGTTATCCCCTCCTGAAAATTCCCAAGGGGGAACGCCTGCCACGCTTCCAGCTCTCCCGGGTGCGCAAGGAGGACGGCGCGCGCTACTTCGGCCCCTTTGTCCATTCCCAGGCCCTGTACGCCACCCAGGAATGGCTCAACAGGCATTTCCGGCTCCGCACCTGCAAGGTGAAAAATCCCGGCCTGAACGACTTCAAGCACTGCCATGCGGACGTCATCCGCAACTGTTCCGCGCCGTGCGTAGGCCGCATCTCCGTGGAAAACTACAACAGGAATTTTGACCAGGCCGTGCGTTTGCTGGAAGGAGTGGGGAAAAAGAACGCGCTGGACGCGCTGACCGAAGAAATGATGCAGGCCGCCGACAGTCTGGACTTTGAACGCGCCGCATACCTAAGGGACATCAGGGACAACCTGATCAAAACGCTGGAACCGGCGCGCCGGTTCCAGAAAGGGACCCCCAACCTGCCCGGCACCGTACACCCGGAGGAAGACATGAAGGAACTGGGCGAGGCGCTGGGACTGGACGAACCGCCCTCCATCATGGAATGTTTTGACATCTCCAACGTTTCTTCCAACCATATTGTGGCCTCCATGGTGCGCTTCACCAACGGCAAACCGGACAACAAGGCCTACCGCCGCTACCGCATCCGCACGGTGGACGGCCAGAACGACTTCGCCTCCATGTCGGAAGTCATCAGGCGCCGCTATTCCCGCATCCTGATGGAAAGCGACGCCGTGGCCTCCCGGCCGCCGGACATGACGCTGTACCAGTGGCTCAAGAAACTCAGTGCGGAGGGGAAGGCCCCCATCAAGGTTCCGGACCTCGTCGTGGTGGACGGCGGCAAGGGACAGCTTTCCTCCGCCCTGGCGGACCTGGAGGCCATCGGCCTGGGAGACATGCCCATCGTGGGCCTCGCCAAACAAAGGGAGGAAATCTTCTTCCCGCACCAGCCGGAACCGCTCCGCCTGCCCCACAGCACGGGAGCCCTCAAGCTCATGCAGCGCATACGGGACGAAGCCCACCGCTTCGCCAACGGATACAACGAACTGTTATACCGGAAACGCATGAAGGAAAGCGCCCTGGACGACGCCCCCGGCATGAGCGCGGCGAAAAAACGGCTGCTGCTGGAAAAATTCAAATCCGTAGCTGCCATCAAAAAGGCGGACCCGGCCTCCATCGCCACCATTCGCGGCATTTCGGAAACCTGGGCCCGTACGCTGCTGGACTATCTCAACACTCCATCCAAATCCTGA
- a CDS encoding 23S rRNA (pseudouridine(1915)-N(3))-methyltransferase RlmH, with protein sequence MQFLILAAGKPALNYAREGVELYLSRLKPFGKAELKLVKDGNSRDVSERLLTASEGCLRIAMDERGELWTTDKLVTLARNWQMRSVRRIAFLIGASDGHTEELRSRCNHVLALSKFTLQHELALVVLLEQLYRCHTILAGTPYHR encoded by the coding sequence ATGCAATTTCTCATATTGGCCGCAGGAAAGCCTGCCCTGAACTATGCCCGGGAAGGCGTGGAACTTTACCTCAGCCGTCTCAAGCCGTTCGGCAAAGCGGAACTGAAACTCGTCAAGGACGGCAACTCCAGAGACGTTTCCGAACGGTTGCTGACAGCCAGCGAAGGCTGTTTGCGCATCGCCATGGACGAGAGGGGCGAGCTCTGGACCACGGACAAATTGGTTACACTGGCGCGGAACTGGCAAATGCGCTCCGTGCGCCGCATCGCTTTTCTCATCGGGGCATCGGACGGCCACACGGAAGAACTGCGCTCCCGGTGCAACCATGTCCTGGCCCTGAGCAAATTTACCTTGCAGCATGAACTGGCGCTCGTCGTCCTGCTGGAACAGCTTTACCGCTGCCATACCATTCTGGCGGGGACGCCGTACCACCGGTAA
- the rpsI gene encoding 30S ribosomal protein S9 has product MSQTTPYNATGRRKTAIAHAWLTEGSGRITINRRGFEEYLPTIQLQNAVLQPFQVTNTMNKFDVNVVTKGGGIHGQVGAIRMAIARALVMVDEASRAQLREFGLLTRDSRMKERKKAGRPGARKRYQFSKR; this is encoded by the coding sequence ATGAGTCAGACAACCCCATACAACGCCACCGGCCGTCGCAAGACCGCCATTGCACACGCTTGGCTTACTGAAGGTTCCGGCCGCATCACGATCAATCGCCGCGGTTTTGAAGAATACCTTCCCACCATTCAGTTGCAGAACGCCGTTCTCCAACCTTTCCAGGTCACCAACACCATGAACAAATTTGACGTGAATGTCGTCACCAAGGGCGGTGGCATTCATGGCCAGGTCGGCGCCATCCGCATGGCGATCGCCCGCGCTCTGGTGATGGTTGATGAAGCTTCCCGCGCCCAGCTGCGTGAATTCGGTCTTTTGACCCGTGATTCCCGCATGAAGGAACGCAAGAAGGCTGGCCGTCCCGGCGCCCGCAAGCGTTACCAGTTCTCCAAGCGCTAA
- the rplM gene encoding 50S ribosomal protein L13, with product MKTFSAKPQEVERKWYVIDAADKVLGRVAVEAANILRGKNKTIFTPHVDCGDFVIIVNADKVVLTGNKENAKIYTRFSGYVGGKQVETPRKIRARRPELLLELAVKGMVPHTRLGRQQMTKLKVYAGASHPHEAQQPTAVTL from the coding sequence ATGAAGACCTTCTCAGCCAAACCGCAAGAAGTAGAGCGCAAATGGTATGTTATAGACGCTGCCGACAAGGTGCTCGGCCGTGTTGCCGTTGAAGCGGCCAACATTTTGCGTGGCAAGAACAAGACGATTTTCACCCCGCACGTTGATTGTGGCGACTTTGTCATCATCGTGAACGCGGACAAGGTGGTGCTGACCGGCAACAAGGAAAATGCCAAAATTTACACCCGTTTCTCCGGCTACGTCGGCGGCAAGCAGGTGGAAACGCCCCGGAAAATCCGCGCCCGTCGTCCCGAACTTCTTCTGGAGCTGGCTGTAAAGGGCATGGTTCCCCATACCCGCCTGGGCCGTCAGCAGATGACCAAGCTGAAGGTTTACGCCGGCGCCAGCCACCCGCACGAAGCACAGCAGCCTACCGCCGTTACCCTCTAA
- the infA gene encoding translation initiation factor IF-1 → MEVEGTICAVLAGTMFKVRLPNGHEVLAHISGKMRKRFIKIVVGDKVRMEMSPYDMTKARITFRIG, encoded by the coding sequence GTGGAAGTGGAAGGCACTATTTGCGCCGTCCTTGCAGGCACCATGTTCAAGGTGCGCCTGCCCAACGGCCATGAAGTTCTGGCCCACATTTCCGGTAAGATGCGCAAGCGTTTCATCAAAATCGTGGTTGGCGACAAGGTCCGCATGGAAATGTCCCCTTACGACATGACCAAGGCGCGCATCACATTCCGCATCGGTTAG
- a CDS encoding NAD(P)H-hydrate dehydratase, which translates to MKICSTENMRIAERELIVSGTPARTLMQQASAGIAEAIMQFFPVPGLCVAYLGKGNNAGDAITVLNILQRHGWDTGFRAAYPRSEWRELPLRQFAEISPPLLEYQEAPLPVTGRPMVLLDGLLGIGTSGLLNKEIAGLCAEMNYLRDRCGAVRTVAVDIPTGIDADTGMPQEHAVEADFTMCIGAVKQGLLDDDATLHVGRLVCIELPGLHVQALPATEIITSSRLTKFLSARPYTDYKNKRGHLGVIAGSEGMLGAARLCCEAALRAGAGLVTLHVHRTAYPVAAACMPPEIMVKPVDSYADISIRPFSAFLLGPGIGSVSEEDAEAIRIILETGTPVLLDADGLNLAAAMQWKLGKHILATPHHGEIRRLLPEADDCAIRADIADCFLAEHEAALIYKGARSIVTQRGKPLFYNITGGPAMATAGQGDVLAGVCGGFIAQGESLLVSAVLGTYLCGRASELAISSGAATQQSLTAGDTLRHLPAALLSTARLCY; encoded by the coding sequence ATGAAAATTTGCTCCACGGAAAACATGCGGATCGCAGAACGAGAGCTCATCGTCAGCGGAACGCCGGCCAGAACCCTCATGCAGCAGGCGTCCGCCGGCATCGCGGAAGCCATCATGCAGTTCTTTCCCGTTCCCGGCCTCTGCGTGGCCTATCTGGGCAAGGGCAATAATGCGGGGGACGCCATCACCGTTCTCAACATTCTCCAGCGGCACGGATGGGATACGGGATTCCGCGCCGCCTACCCGCGTTCCGAATGGAGGGAACTCCCCCTCAGACAATTTGCGGAAATATCGCCTCCCCTGCTGGAATACCAGGAAGCGCCCCTTCCCGTTACGGGAAGGCCGATGGTCCTTCTGGACGGCCTGCTGGGCATTGGAACCTCCGGCCTGCTGAACAAGGAAATAGCGGGTCTTTGCGCGGAAATGAACTATCTGCGCGACCGTTGCGGAGCCGTCCGCACCGTGGCGGTGGACATCCCCACCGGGATAGACGCGGATACGGGCATGCCCCAGGAACATGCCGTGGAAGCGGACTTCACCATGTGCATAGGAGCCGTTAAACAGGGCCTTCTGGATGACGACGCCACGCTGCATGTGGGACGCCTGGTATGCATTGAGCTCCCCGGACTCCATGTACAGGCCCTTCCCGCCACGGAAATTATCACCTCTTCCCGGCTCACCAAATTTCTCTCCGCACGGCCTTATACGGACTACAAGAACAAGCGCGGCCACCTGGGCGTCATTGCCGGCTCGGAAGGCATGCTGGGAGCCGCCCGGCTCTGCTGTGAAGCCGCCCTGCGGGCCGGAGCGGGCCTGGTCACGCTGCATGTCCACCGTACCGCCTATCCCGTGGCGGCGGCGTGCATGCCTCCGGAAATCATGGTCAAACCCGTGGACAGTTATGCGGACATTTCCATCCGTCCCTTCAGCGCCTTTCTCCTGGGCCCAGGAATAGGCTCCGTATCGGAAGAAGACGCTGAGGCCATACGCATCATTCTGGAAACCGGCACTCCCGTCCTGCTGGATGCCGACGGCCTCAATCTGGCCGCCGCCATGCAGTGGAAACTGGGAAAACACATTCTGGCGACTCCCCATCACGGAGAAATCCGCCGATTGCTGCCGGAAGCGGACGACTGCGCCATCCGGGCAGACATTGCGGACTGCTTCCTCGCGGAGCATGAGGCGGCTCTCATCTACAAGGGAGCCCGCAGCATTGTTACGCAAAGGGGCAAGCCTTTATTCTACAACATTACGGGAGGCCCGGCCATGGCGACGGCGGGACAGGGCGACGTGCTCGCCGGAGTCTGCGGAGGATTCATCGCGCAGGGAGAATCCCTCCTGGTGTCCGCTGTGCTGGGAACCTATCTGTGCGGCAGGGCTTCGGAACTGGCCATCTCCAGCGGAGCGGCCACCCAGCAAAGCCTGACCGCCGGAGACACCCTCCGCCATCTGCCTGCCGCACTTCTTTCCACCGCACGCCTCTGCTACTAA
- the radC gene encoding RadC family protein encodes MISRKLQDLPSQSLPREKLIRQGRHSLSNAELLAIFLRMGIKGKNVLDMSSDLIQAAGSLDALAHMEATEITEICKGIGMAKASTLCAAFELGARALRETLARRPLNTPEDIYDYLTTAMRWKDKETVLVLLLDAQCRLIKPVEISTGTLNESIAHPRDILRPAIIHNAYGFILAHNHPSGNPAPSQADDTLTGRIRESAKLLGVRFLDHIIIGKPTATVQRNYYSYNSYGMKKPV; translated from the coding sequence ATGATCTCCCGCAAACTTCAGGATCTTCCCTCACAATCCCTGCCCCGTGAAAAACTCATCCGCCAGGGCAGGCACAGCCTCAGCAACGCGGAACTTCTTGCCATCTTCCTCAGGATGGGCATCAAGGGAAAAAACGTGCTGGACATGTCTTCCGACCTGATCCAGGCGGCAGGCTCCCTGGATGCTCTGGCTCATATGGAAGCTACGGAAATAACGGAAATCTGCAAGGGGATAGGAATGGCGAAAGCTTCCACCCTATGCGCCGCCTTTGAACTGGGGGCCAGAGCCCTGCGAGAGACTCTGGCAAGACGTCCCCTCAACACGCCGGAGGACATTTACGACTACCTGACCACGGCCATGCGCTGGAAAGACAAGGAGACAGTGCTCGTCCTTCTTCTGGACGCCCAGTGCCGCCTCATCAAGCCCGTGGAAATTTCCACGGGGACCCTGAATGAATCCATCGCCCACCCGCGCGACATCCTGCGCCCGGCCATCATTCATAATGCTTACGGATTTATTCTGGCGCACAACCATCCCAGCGGCAACCCGGCCCCCAGCCAAGCGGACGATACCCTGACCGGACGCATCCGGGAATCCGCCAAACTGCTGGGGGTCCGTTTTCTGGACCATATCATCATCGGAAAGCCGACGGCAACGGTACAGAGAAATTATTACAGCTACAACAGCTACGGTATGAAAAAACCGGTCTGA